Proteins encoded together in one Gemmatimonadota bacterium DH-78 window:
- a CDS encoding SDR family oxidoreductase, with translation MDLGIATRVALVGASSKGLGRAIAEELAEAGCRLVICARSPEPLEETRAALAAGGAEVVAVAADLSTAEGCDAVVDAAFDAYGRVDILVNNAGGPPSGPFEQHDIEAWRSAVQLTLESVLHLTRRVLPGMKERRWGRILNVTSIAVKQPVDGLILSNTVRSAVTGFARTLANEVAPFGVTVNNLMPGYTRTDRLDHLADAIAEREGIERDAAFARWTDQVPMARVGEPEEFAALAGFLASERASYITAQSIAVDGGWIRSLV, from the coding sequence ATGGATCTGGGGATCGCGACACGGGTCGCGCTCGTCGGCGCCTCGTCGAAGGGACTGGGGCGCGCGATCGCCGAGGAGCTGGCCGAGGCCGGCTGCCGCCTGGTGATCTGCGCCCGCTCGCCCGAGCCGCTCGAAGAAACGCGCGCGGCGCTCGCCGCGGGCGGCGCCGAGGTGGTGGCCGTGGCCGCCGACCTCTCCACCGCCGAGGGCTGCGATGCGGTGGTCGACGCCGCCTTCGACGCCTACGGCCGCGTCGACATCCTCGTCAACAACGCCGGGGGCCCTCCCTCGGGCCCCTTCGAGCAGCACGACATCGAGGCCTGGCGCTCGGCCGTGCAGCTCACCCTGGAGAGCGTGCTCCACCTCACCCGCCGGGTGCTGCCCGGCATGAAGGAGCGGCGGTGGGGCCGCATTCTCAACGTCACCTCGATCGCGGTGAAGCAGCCGGTGGACGGCCTGATCCTGTCGAACACAGTGCGCTCGGCGGTGACCGGCTTCGCCCGCACTCTGGCCAACGAGGTGGCCCCCTTCGGCGTGACGGTGAACAACCTCATGCCGGGCTACACCCGCACCGACCGCCTCGACCATCTGGCCGATGCCATCGCCGAGCGCGAGGGCATCGAGCGCGATGCCGCCTTCGCGCGGTGGACCGATCAGGTTCCGATGGCCCGCGTGGGTGAGCCGGAGGAGTTCGCTGCGCTCGCGGGGTTCCTCGCCTCCGAGCGCGCCTCCTACATTACCGCCCAGTCCATCGCCGTGGACGGCGGCTGGATCCGTTCGCTCGTCTGA
- a CDS encoding cupin domain-containing protein, with amino-acid sequence MSSNDSVRHFRWNDLPVETVTDQLGRKVITGDQMMIAQVFLDEGCVVPKHSHHNEQITYIISGALRFWIGEDESEVIEVRAGEVLHIPAHVPHKALALEDTLDVDVFSPPRADWLDGSDSYFQAADED; translated from the coding sequence ATGAGCTCCAACGATTCCGTACGCCATTTCCGCTGGAACGACCTCCCCGTCGAGACCGTCACCGACCAGCTCGGGCGGAAGGTGATCACCGGCGACCAGATGATGATCGCGCAGGTGTTTCTCGACGAGGGCTGCGTGGTGCCGAAGCACAGCCACCACAACGAGCAGATCACCTACATCATCTCGGGTGCGCTGCGATTCTGGATCGGCGAGGACGAGAGCGAGGTGATCGAGGTGCGCGCCGGCGAAGTGCTGCACATTCCGGCGCACGTGCCGCACAAGGCGCTCGCGCTCGAAGACACGCTGGACGTCGACGTCTTCTCTCCCCCGCGGGCCGACTGGCTCGACGGCTCGGACAGCTACTTCCAGGCCGCCGACGAAGACTGA
- a CDS encoding PQQ-binding-like beta-propeller repeat protein, whose protein sequence is MPRRRPLARTTVLLTALGVAACGEPAGDRLLLTSTYTDEVIALDPAEGRVVRRTAVDPRPTERDEPTGVAVAPDGERWVAVTQGAEAGAHVFGRDGASERPAISLGLRAAGRPGVDPEGRRVLVPEYWLGDASPGGAALLTLDDGAVTRLPPFCAAPHQAAWSPDGRWVAVPCALDDQLLLLDGATLAVRHRVALSPAAADRLAAPETTAAPDTAAAPGTVVAGAGAGATGAPLVRPMNVAWAPDSGRLWVTLLRQGAVAAIDTTGTEIARAPVPRGPAGIAVTPDGHRLVVPARDDFLVAVLDAATLETLDRLVVADDPNPHGVVISLDGSTAYVTREGTARSPGGVTALRIADGTILWRTEAGAFTLDLRWQRAANR, encoded by the coding sequence ATGCCCCGCCGCCGACCCCTCGCCCGCACGACCGTGCTGCTCACCGCCCTCGGCGTCGCCGCCTGTGGCGAGCCTGCGGGCGACCGACTGCTCCTCACCTCCACCTACACCGACGAGGTGATCGCCCTCGACCCGGCCGAAGGGCGGGTGGTGCGTCGCACCGCGGTCGATCCCCGCCCCACCGAGCGCGACGAGCCGACCGGGGTGGCCGTGGCACCCGACGGCGAGCGGTGGGTGGCCGTGACGCAGGGGGCCGAAGCCGGCGCCCATGTCTTCGGGCGCGACGGTGCCTCCGAGCGACCCGCGATCTCTCTGGGACTCCGGGCCGCCGGACGCCCCGGCGTCGATCCCGAGGGGCGCCGCGTACTCGTGCCGGAATACTGGCTGGGCGACGCGAGCCCCGGGGGAGCGGCGCTTCTCACCCTCGACGACGGTGCGGTCACCCGCCTGCCGCCGTTCTGCGCCGCGCCTCATCAGGCGGCCTGGTCGCCCGACGGCCGGTGGGTGGCGGTGCCCTGTGCGCTCGACGACCAGCTCCTGCTGCTCGACGGCGCGACGCTCGCGGTGCGGCACCGGGTGGCGCTGTCGCCCGCCGCGGCCGACCGGCTCGCCGCGCCCGAGACGACGGCCGCGCCCGACACGGCGGCCGCGCCCGGCACGGTCGTCGCGGGTGCCGGCGCAGGTGCCACCGGCGCCCCGCTGGTGCGACCGATGAACGTGGCCTGGGCGCCCGACTCCGGCCGGCTCTGGGTCACCCTGCTCCGCCAGGGGGCGGTGGCCGCGATCGACACGACCGGCACCGAGATCGCCCGGGCTCCCGTGCCGCGCGGCCCGGCCGGCATCGCCGTCACCCCCGACGGGCACCGCCTGGTCGTGCCGGCCCGCGACGACTTCCTCGTGGCCGTGCTCGACGCCGCCACTCTGGAGACCCTCGACCGCCTGGTCGTGGCCGACGACCCGAACCCCCACGGGGTGGTGATCTCGCTCGACGGCTCCACCGCGTACGTCACGCGCGAGGGCACCGCCCGGAGTCCCGGAGGAGTGACCGCTCTTCGCATCGCGGACGGCACGATCCTGTGGCGCACGGAGGCCGGAGCCTTCACCCTCGACCTGCGCTGGCAGCGAGCCGCCAACCGCTGA
- a CDS encoding isocitrate/isopropylmalate family dehydrogenase: MATEITVIPGDGIGPEVTSATLQVLEAAGAELEYDRQLGGVSALEAVGSPLPDATLDSVRRTRIALKGPLTTPSGSGFRSVNVALRKEFDLYANVRPARTLFDGGRYEDIDLVLIRENTEGLYVGVEHFIGVGDDPRAAAESVMIVTRHGTERIVRYAFEFAKAHGRKKVTVAHKANILKYTQGLILEVAREVAADYPDIEFEDRIIDATAMWMVLDPYRFDVLVMENMFGDILSDLMAGLVGGLGFAPAANIGLEAAMFEAVHGSAPDIAGQGVANPTSLLLSACMLLDHVDQRETGDRIRAAIRSVLQGGVVATRDMGGTDGTAAYTEAVIRALG; encoded by the coding sequence ATGGCCACCGAGATCACCGTGATTCCCGGCGACGGGATCGGTCCCGAAGTCACTTCCGCCACCCTCCAGGTTCTCGAGGCCGCGGGTGCCGAACTCGAGTACGATCGGCAGCTCGGCGGCGTCTCGGCGCTCGAGGCGGTCGGGAGTCCCCTTCCGGATGCGACACTCGACTCCGTGCGCCGCACGCGAATCGCCCTCAAAGGCCCGCTCACGACCCCGTCGGGCTCGGGCTTCCGCAGCGTCAACGTGGCGCTGCGCAAGGAGTTCGATCTCTACGCCAACGTCCGCCCCGCCCGCACCCTCTTCGACGGCGGACGCTACGAGGACATCGATCTCGTACTGATCCGCGAAAACACCGAGGGGCTCTACGTGGGTGTGGAGCATTTCATCGGCGTGGGCGACGACCCGCGGGCCGCGGCCGAGTCGGTCATGATCGTCACCCGGCACGGCACCGAGCGCATCGTGCGTTACGCCTTCGAGTTCGCGAAAGCGCACGGGCGGAAGAAGGTGACGGTGGCCCACAAGGCGAACATCCTGAAGTACACCCAGGGGCTGATCCTCGAGGTGGCGCGCGAAGTGGCCGCCGACTACCCGGACATCGAGTTCGAGGACCGCATCATCGACGCCACCGCCATGTGGATGGTGCTCGACCCGTACCGGTTCGACGTGCTCGTGATGGAGAACATGTTCGGCGACATCCTCTCCGACCTCATGGCGGGGCTCGTGGGCGGACTCGGATTCGCGCCGGCCGCCAACATCGGGCTCGAGGCCGCCATGTTCGAGGCGGTCCACGGATCCGCGCCCGATATCGCGGGGCAGGGCGTGGCCAATCCGACGAGCCTGCTGCTGTCGGCCTGCATGCTGCTCGACCACGTGGATCAGCGCGAGACGGGGGACCGCATCCGTGCCGCGATCCGCTCGGTACTGCAGGGCGGCGTGGTGGCCACCCGCGACATGGGCGGCACAGACGGTACCGCCGCCTACACCGAGGCCGTGATCCGCGCGCTGGGCTGA
- a CDS encoding CoA transferase, producing MSEGAGPTPGGPGLPGGPGLPGGAGPLPGGAGPLPLAGVRVLEVAQNLAGPYCGRILADLGAEVIKVEPVGGDASRSWVPPTYAGDSTLFAASNAGKRSIGLDLGSDEGRAVLSRLLEGVDVVLEALRPGAFERLGFGWDSVHARSPRTIYASVLAYGEVGPLAHLAGYEPLMQAQGGLMSYTGEPDGPPVRVGTSVVDLGTGMWTAIAVLAALRERDRTGLGSRVSGALFDTALAWSGYHLLAALDGVVAGRSGSGLPMICPYGAFETRGGALMVAVGNDALFRRFCPVLGLDAWLDDPGLAHNVDRVARRAEVEAGVARAMAERDREELLAAFREAGVPAAPVQDVGEVLADPQTAASGMLAEVPRADRADYRTPALPVRIDGARPGPVSPPPAVGGGGWNALRDAGWTAEEIADLRRRRVVVVDAGPESP from the coding sequence GTGAGCGAGGGAGCGGGCCCCACACCGGGCGGTCCGGGCCTTCCGGGCGGTCCGGGCCTTCCGGGCGGCGCGGGCCCCCTCCCGGGCGGGGCGGGCCCCCTTCCGCTGGCGGGGGTGCGGGTGCTCGAGGTGGCGCAGAATCTGGCCGGTCCGTACTGCGGCCGGATCCTCGCCGACCTCGGTGCCGAGGTGATCAAGGTGGAGCCGGTGGGGGGCGACGCATCGCGCAGCTGGGTGCCTCCCACCTACGCCGGCGACAGCACCCTCTTCGCCGCCTCGAACGCCGGCAAGCGGTCGATCGGCCTCGATCTCGGATCGGACGAGGGGCGCGCCGTGCTGAGTCGCCTGCTCGAGGGCGTCGACGTGGTGCTGGAGGCGCTGCGACCCGGGGCCTTCGAGCGCCTGGGATTCGGGTGGGACTCCGTGCACGCTCGGAGTCCCCGAACGATCTACGCCTCGGTGCTCGCCTACGGAGAGGTGGGGCCGCTGGCGCATCTGGCCGGCTACGAGCCGCTCATGCAGGCGCAGGGCGGGCTGATGTCGTACACCGGCGAGCCCGACGGTCCGCCGGTGCGGGTGGGCACTTCGGTGGTCGACCTGGGCACCGGCATGTGGACCGCGATCGCCGTGCTCGCGGCGCTCCGGGAGCGCGACCGCACCGGGCTGGGCAGCCGGGTGAGCGGCGCGCTCTTCGACACGGCGCTCGCCTGGAGCGGCTACCACCTGCTCGCCGCCCTCGACGGGGTGGTGGCCGGGCGGTCGGGCAGCGGGTTGCCGATGATCTGCCCGTACGGTGCCTTCGAGACGCGGGGCGGCGCCCTCATGGTGGCGGTGGGCAACGACGCGCTGTTTCGGCGCTTCTGCCCGGTGCTCGGTCTCGATGCCTGGCTCGACGATCCCGGGCTCGCGCACAATGTGGACCGGGTGGCGCGGCGCGCCGAGGTGGAGGCGGGCGTGGCGCGCGCCATGGCCGAACGCGACCGCGAGGAGCTGCTCGCCGCCTTCCGCGAGGCCGGGGTGCCCGCCGCCCCGGTGCAGGATGTGGGCGAGGTGCTCGCCGACCCGCAGACCGCCGCCAGCGGCATGCTCGCCGAGGTGCCGCGCGCCGATCGCGCCGACTACCGCACGCCGGCGCTGCCCGTGCGTATCGACGGGGCGCGGCCGGGGCCCGTCTCGCCGCCGCCGGCCGTCGGTGGTGGAGGCTGGAACGCGCTGCGCGATGCCGGGTGGACTGCCGAGGAGATCGCCGACCTGCGGCGTCGCCGCGTGGTGGTGGTGGACGCGGGACCGGAGTCTCCGTAA
- a CDS encoding acyl-CoA dehydrogenase family protein, translated as MSTFEGVDFYAVDELLSEEERMIRSTIRQWVDDRVMPVIGEAYVERRFPRDLIPEMGELGMLGANLPEQYGCAELNNVAYGLIMQELERGDSGLRSFASVQGALVMYPIFAFGSEEHRTEWLPKLASGQAVGCFGLTEPDYGSNPAGMITTARRTADGWVLNGTKMWITNGSMADVAVVWAQTGDLGDVKGIRGFVVPTDTPGFSARDQKGKLSLLASDTSELHLADVEVPESALMPGSTGGLKHPLQCLTQARYGIAWGAVGAAMACFDEARSYAGERVMFDGPIGGKQIQQVRLADMLTKITQAQLLVHRLGRLKDAGTMTPQQVSLAKRANVDMACDIAREARRLLGGNGILVEYHSMRHMANLESVYTYEGTHDIHSLVLGQAITGIAAY; from the coding sequence ATGAGCACCTTCGAAGGAGTCGACTTCTACGCCGTCGACGAGCTCCTCTCCGAAGAGGAGCGGATGATCCGCAGCACCATCCGCCAGTGGGTGGACGACCGCGTGATGCCGGTGATCGGCGAGGCCTACGTCGAGCGGCGGTTTCCGCGCGACCTCATCCCGGAGATGGGCGAGCTCGGCATGCTCGGGGCCAACCTGCCCGAGCAGTACGGCTGTGCGGAGCTCAACAACGTGGCCTACGGGCTGATCATGCAGGAGCTCGAGCGGGGCGACTCCGGGCTGCGGTCGTTCGCCTCGGTGCAGGGCGCGCTCGTGATGTATCCCATCTTCGCCTTCGGCTCCGAGGAGCACCGCACCGAGTGGCTGCCGAAGCTCGCATCGGGCCAGGCGGTCGGCTGCTTCGGTCTCACCGAGCCCGACTACGGGTCGAACCCGGCCGGCATGATCACCACCGCTCGCAGGACCGCCGACGGCTGGGTGCTCAACGGCACCAAGATGTGGATCACGAACGGCTCCATGGCCGATGTGGCCGTGGTGTGGGCACAGACGGGCGATCTCGGCGACGTGAAGGGCATTCGCGGCTTCGTGGTGCCCACCGACACCCCCGGCTTCAGCGCCCGCGACCAGAAGGGCAAGCTGTCGCTGCTCGCCTCCGACACGAGCGAGCTGCACCTGGCCGATGTGGAGGTGCCCGAGTCGGCCCTCATGCCCGGCAGCACGGGCGGCCTCAAGCACCCGCTGCAGTGCCTCACCCAGGCGCGCTACGGCATCGCCTGGGGGGCCGTGGGCGCGGCGATGGCCTGTTTCGACGAGGCCCGCAGCTACGCAGGGGAGCGGGTGATGTTCGACGGCCCGATCGGCGGAAAGCAGATCCAGCAGGTGCGGCTCGCCGACATGCTCACGAAGATCACGCAGGCGCAGCTGCTGGTGCACCGCCTCGGTCGCCTCAAGGACGCCGGCACCATGACGCCGCAGCAGGTGTCGCTGGCCAAGCGCGCCAACGTCGACATGGCCTGCGACATCGCCCGCGAGGCCCGGCGCCTGCTTGGCGGCAACGGCATTCTGGTGGAGTACCACTCCATGCGTCACATGGCGAATCTGGAGTCGGTCTACACCTACGAGGGCACGCACGACATCCACTCGCTGGTGCTGGGCCAGGCCATCACCGGCATCGCGGCGTACTGA
- a CDS encoding DUF6265 family protein, which produces MGRSRAAGRAGMVALLAGRVGAVARLAGRVTAGGEAGRIACRVTWVGVLAVLAGCATPGGALPTVELDPVRAIPPGAAMRGAEMLVGCWRSPDDAPVILDERWSPPADGAMLATSRFLRGGRMVSFEFSLLRATDQGVWLLPHPGGVASEHAFELTSAADGRLVFEAPEHDYPTRIVYHRTVEGLQARIDGGADDPEPRVWQMAAVPCS; this is translated from the coding sequence ATGGGCCGTTCGCGCGCGGCGGGACGGGCGGGGATGGTCGCCCTCCTGGCCGGTCGCGTCGGTGCGGTGGCGCGGCTCGCAGGTCGCGTGACGGCGGGTGGTGAGGCCGGTCGGATCGCCTGTCGCGTCACCTGGGTAGGAGTGCTCGCCGTGCTCGCCGGCTGCGCCACCCCGGGCGGTGCGCTTCCCACTGTCGAGCTCGACCCCGTGCGGGCCATTCCGCCCGGCGCCGCGATGCGCGGCGCGGAGATGCTCGTGGGCTGCTGGCGCTCCCCCGACGACGCGCCCGTGATCCTCGACGAGCGGTGGTCGCCCCCCGCCGACGGCGCGATGCTCGCCACCAGTCGCTTCCTGCGGGGCGGGCGAATGGTGTCGTTCGAGTTCTCGCTGCTGCGGGCCACCGACCAAGGGGTGTGGCTGCTCCCTCACCCGGGCGGCGTGGCCTCGGAGCACGCCTTCGAACTCACCTCGGCGGCGGACGGCCGGCTGGTGTTCGAGGCCCCCGAGCACGACTACCCCACTCGCATCGTCTACCATCGTACGGTCGAGGGACTCCAGGCCCGCATCGACGGCGGTGCCGACGACCCCGAGCCCCGCGTCTGGCAGATGGCGGCGGTGCCGTGTAGCTGA
- a CDS encoding Na+/H+ antiporter subunit G, translating into MSAEIAVSVLVVIGGVFTLIGSFGLARLPDVYMRLHGPTKATTLGAGATIVASMVALTVGGEGWHAQELLVALFLFLTAPVSAHLISRAALVRKLDSVTHGDSTGNGHRRPDDEPGADQPEKV; encoded by the coding sequence GTGAGCGCCGAGATCGCAGTCTCCGTACTCGTCGTCATCGGCGGCGTCTTCACCCTGATCGGCTCCTTCGGGCTGGCCCGGCTGCCCGACGTCTACATGCGCCTGCACGGCCCCACCAAGGCCACCACCCTGGGCGCGGGCGCCACCATCGTCGCCTCGATGGTGGCGCTCACCGTCGGAGGCGAAGGCTGGCACGCGCAGGAGCTGCTCGTGGCACTCTTCCTCTTCCTGACCGCGCCCGTCAGCGCCCACCTCATCTCCCGCGCCGCCCTGGTCCGCAAGCTCGACTCCGTCACTCACGGCGACTCCACCGGCAACGGCCACCGCCGCCCGGACGACGAGCCCGGCGCGGACCAGCCCGAGAAGGTGTAG
- a CDS encoding K+/H+ antiporter subunit F, with the protein MMDAAVYFAMSCVSVAMALNVYRLVIGPDAVDRLVALDTLYINAIVMLMLVGIQFNTLIFFEPALLIAMMGFVGTVTVAKYLRRGSIIE; encoded by the coding sequence ATGATGGACGCCGCGGTGTACTTCGCGATGTCGTGCGTGAGCGTCGCCATGGCGCTCAACGTCTACCGCCTGGTGATCGGCCCCGACGCCGTCGATCGCCTCGTAGCGCTCGACACGCTCTACATCAACGCCATCGTGATGCTCATGCTGGTCGGCATCCAGTTCAACACGCTGATCTTCTTCGAGCCCGCGCTTCTGATCGCCATGATGGGCTTCGTGGGCACCGTCACCGTCGCGAAGTATCTGCGGCGGGGGAGCATCATCGAGTGA
- a CDS encoding Na+/H+ antiporter subunit E has protein sequence MTESTPTPTTVRDRFLPHPTLSVVLFLMWLVLVGSVAPASLVMAAVLAFVIPFFTRDYWPERPKVKRWGPLPRFVVVFLWDVLVANVQVAWRIVKVWGTLHPRWLVIPLDIRDPLSITVLANVISLTPGTVSAEVGPDLETLLVHALDAPDEQAAIDFIKRRYEAPIREIFE, from the coding sequence ATGACCGAGTCCACCCCGACGCCCACGACCGTGCGGGATCGGTTCCTGCCGCATCCCACGCTCTCCGTGGTGCTCTTCCTGATGTGGCTGGTGCTGGTCGGAAGCGTCGCCCCCGCCTCGCTCGTGATGGCCGCGGTACTCGCCTTCGTGATCCCCTTCTTCACGCGGGACTACTGGCCCGAGCGTCCGAAGGTGAAGCGATGGGGGCCCCTGCCCCGCTTCGTCGTCGTCTTTCTCTGGGACGTGCTGGTGGCCAACGTCCAGGTGGCGTGGCGGATCGTGAAGGTGTGGGGCACGCTGCACCCGCGCTGGCTCGTGATTCCCCTCGACATCCGCGACCCGTTGTCGATCACCGTGCTCGCGAACGTGATCTCGCTCACGCCGGGCACCGTCTCGGCCGAGGTCGGTCCCGATCTCGAGACCCTGCTCGTGCACGCCCTCGACGCACCCGACGAGCAGGCCGCCATCGACTTCATCAAACGCCGGTACGAGGCCCCCATCCGGGAGATCTTCGAATGA
- a CDS encoding monovalent cation/H+ antiporter subunit D: MNHLVILPVLVPAVTAVVLLIAARMPVATQRAVSILSVLALVGIAATLLVEASSGVVTPYRLGNWAPPYGIVLVLDQLAALMVALTAVVGLGAVLFAARGWDLAGRNFHALFQFQLMGLNGAFLTGDLFNLFVFFEILLIASYGLMLHGGGKERIAAGIHYVVLNLAGSAFFVIGLGIVYGSLGTLNMADLALQVRAVEGGLTAIVQGGALLLLVVFALKAALLPLYFWLPRTYGETSAPVAALFAIMTKVGVYSIIRVYTLVFDGRSEALSGLPSRVLLPVALATIVFAAFGGVAAKTLRGMTAHLLVVSVGVMMTAVALFTQEAIAAGLYYMIHSTLIVAALFLVSEMISVERGEVEDTLYPAPSMRHANLLGLLYFTSAAAIGGFPPLGGFFGKVYILQSSEGVPAAPWIWSIVIGGSLLGMIALARAGSAVFWKTSETVAPEDLEVPEPELAHHDASRPALPAGSISSILLLASVVVVAAAAGPVSRYTDNAADQLAHPDGYIESVLTGEPSPRVGTPYGSDDHGDEEQGEEAGA, from the coding sequence ATGAACCACCTCGTGATCCTTCCCGTGCTGGTGCCCGCGGTGACGGCGGTGGTGCTGCTCATCGCCGCGCGGATGCCGGTGGCGACCCAGCGGGCGGTCAGCATCCTCTCGGTGCTCGCGCTGGTCGGAATCGCCGCCACACTCCTGGTCGAGGCGTCGTCGGGGGTGGTCACCCCCTACCGGCTGGGCAACTGGGCGCCGCCCTACGGGATCGTGCTCGTGCTCGACCAGCTCGCCGCGCTCATGGTGGCGCTCACGGCGGTCGTCGGGCTCGGCGCGGTGCTGTTCGCCGCGCGGGGGTGGGACCTCGCAGGCCGCAACTTCCACGCCCTCTTCCAGTTCCAGCTGATGGGACTCAACGGGGCGTTTCTGACCGGCGACCTCTTCAACCTCTTCGTCTTCTTCGAGATCCTGCTCATCGCCTCGTACGGGCTGATGCTGCACGGGGGCGGCAAGGAGCGGATCGCGGCGGGCATCCACTACGTGGTGCTGAACCTGGCCGGATCCGCCTTCTTCGTGATCGGGCTCGGCATCGTGTACGGCTCGCTCGGCACGCTGAACATGGCCGACCTGGCGCTGCAGGTGCGGGCCGTCGAGGGCGGGCTGACGGCGATCGTGCAGGGCGGCGCGCTGTTGCTGCTCGTGGTGTTCGCCCTGAAGGCGGCGCTGCTGCCCCTCTACTTCTGGCTGCCCCGCACCTACGGCGAGACGAGCGCGCCGGTCGCCGCCCTCTTCGCCATCATGACGAAGGTGGGCGTCTACTCGATCATCCGGGTCTACACGCTCGTGTTCGACGGGCGCTCCGAGGCACTCTCTGGACTGCCGAGCCGCGTGCTTCTGCCGGTGGCGCTGGCGACCATCGTCTTCGCGGCCTTCGGCGGCGTGGCGGCGAAGACACTCCGCGGCATGACGGCCCACCTGCTGGTCGTGTCGGTGGGGGTGATGATGACCGCGGTCGCGCTCTTCACTCAGGAGGCGATCGCCGCGGGTCTGTACTACATGATCCACTCGACGCTGATCGTCGCGGCGCTCTTCCTGGTGAGCGAGATGATCTCGGTGGAGCGGGGCGAGGTGGAAGACACCCTCTACCCCGCCCCGAGCATGCGGCACGCGAACCTGCTCGGCCTGCTCTATTTCACGTCGGCCGCGGCGATCGGCGGATTCCCGCCCCTGGGCGGATTCTTCGGCAAGGTCTACATCCTGCAGAGCTCGGAGGGGGTGCCTGCCGCGCCCTGGATCTGGTCGATCGTGATCGGCGGGAGCCTGCTCGGCATGATCGCGCTGGCCCGGGCCGGCAGCGCGGTGTTCTGGAAGACGTCGGAGACGGTGGCGCCGGAAGACCTCGAGGTGCCCGAGCCGGAGCTGGCGCATCACGACGCCTCGCGCCCCGCCCTCCCGGCGGGCTCGATCTCGTCGATTCTGCTTCTGGCCTCGGTGGTCGTCGTGGCCGCGGCGGCCGGCCCCGTGTCGCGCTACACCGACAACGCCGCCGACCAGCTCGCGCACCCGGACGGCTACATCGAGAGCGTTCTGACCGGGGAGCCCTCCCCGCGCGTGGGGACTCCGTACGGCAGCGACGACCACGGCGACGAAGAGCAGGGCGAGGAGGCCGGGGCATGA
- a CDS encoding Na+/H+ antiporter subunit C, whose product MEFLVALSVGVLVAGGVFLLLRARTFSVILGLALLSYAANLFIFASSRLATGLAPVTSTGADAYPDPLPQALVLTAIVISFGMTAFIVVLGLRAYEELDSDHVDGGETWGESR is encoded by the coding sequence ATGGAATTCCTCGTCGCTCTCTCGGTCGGCGTGCTGGTCGCCGGTGGCGTCTTCCTGCTGCTGCGCGCCCGCACCTTTTCGGTGATCCTGGGGCTCGCCCTGCTGTCGTACGCCGCCAACCTCTTCATCTTCGCCTCGAGCCGGCTCGCCACGGGGCTCGCTCCCGTGACCAGCACGGGGGCCGACGCCTACCCCGACCCGCTGCCGCAGGCGCTCGTGCTCACGGCCATCGTGATCAGCTTCGGAATGACGGCCTTCATCGTCGTGCTCGGACTGCGCGCCTACGAGGAACTCGACTCCGACCACGTGGACGGCGGCGAGACGTGGGGTGAGTCGCGATGA